The nucleotide window TGATTACTTCTAATGGATCATGTCGTTGAATTCTTGTTAGTTATAAGTATGTCCTATAGTTGTGCACTTAGTGTTTGGTTATATTGGCGTGTTAAAACTATTGGTTTTaaagttctttttttttctttgttttgttATTGTGTTTAGGTAACTCATCTTCTTGGTGTTCTTGGTTTTGGGGGATTTTGCTTCCTCTTGGGCGCAAGTGAGTATAATTTTTGATTGATGGAAGGATTACTACGATTATGGTCtagaattttacttttttttttcttgcattCTGATGTTCTTTGTGCAGGGCCGCAAGATATTCCTTATGTATACTGTTTGTTTTATGTCATATTTGTTCCTCTTCGGTGGATATACTATAGGTTCAAGAAATGGCATTATTATCTTCTGGTAAGCTTTTTGGTTGTGTAGTTGCTCCTTATAGGTACctgaatatttaaaaaaaaatgtggaAATGCGTACCAGACAGATTTTAGGAATCATTTGTTTGAGTTACATGGTTGATATGTTCAGTAACTTTCTTATTACTGCAATATGAGGTTAAGGCTATGGATCATGTATTAGAAAATATGGCCTCGCAGATAGAGTGGAATCTTATAACAGGATCATGTTACTGAATTGCAAAAGTATGGTAGAAGCATTAATCAGTTTGCTATGCTCTTAATTTTGAGTATGCATGTCACAGTAACATAGATCTTTCAGAACATTTGAATACCTATCTTTCAAAAGTTTTGCTGCTTGTACTACTTTGTAATCAtctaaaattgagaaatgagaaaAGTGACGTAATTGTTCTTGTGTTTCAGGACTTCTGCTATTATGCCAATACTATCTTCTTGGTTGATCTTCTTTTATACCCAAAAAATGAAAAGCTTTTCATGGTTTGCTTTTCATTTGCTGAAGTAAGACAGTAGTGCTGGGGtagtttatatttttttatttgatgaatGCTTTGTCTTCTACTCTTTTTGACTTATTAAAATGATGCTGTAGGGGCCATTAGCTTGGGCATTGATTGTTTGGCGTTGTAGCTTGGTTTTTAGTTCTGTTGACAAAATTGTCAGTGTCCTTATACATCTTTTACCGGGTGAGTTGGTCATTCCTCTATTGAgttacttaaaatatattttaaaaaggtATGAATATCTTTTTTCAGGAAAATGATTTAGTCTTTTGTAAGGTTAAGGGATTATTCAAGATCAATTTCTGTTAAATGTtgccaaagaagctcaagatggtTTAATTGTGCATGTATTGTAATGAGATTATTCAGAAGCCAGTGATAACTATAATTCTGTTGAATTTGAAGCTAACCATTTTAGCATATTTCAAGGGAGAAACATATAATTCCATCATTGATTCATAAATCAGAATCTCTCTATCCAAACTTGCTGTTATAATCCTGTATAAAACCTTGTTAGGTTTGGCTATCTTAAGTGTTGTTGGCTGTTGATAAGATCTATGCTAATCTTCAACAAATTTTGTATTCCTGTCCTCAAGTGTCATTGTAAGTATGAAGTTTGTACTGCATAGGTACCCACTTGGGGTGATTAGTGTTCTACATTAATGCTGAAGAATCGTATTTCTGGGTTGGTTGAAGATTTTTGAACGGTGTTTGGAATATAGCTTCTTTTGCTGACTTTTAGAGAGATTACCAAACTACAAGCCCTGCTAGTCCccaaagatataaaaaaaaaaaatagtgaattAATAGTAGTtttgtaagaaaaaaaaatagttaataaattatttttcaaaattggccccccaaataaataaatttgttctacgatcattaagttcaacatatGGAAGTTTATTTTATTAagcatttataatttttttttaattttatgacaaTTTTATGTATATCCAAAGTGTTAATTATAGATCCTTCCCTGTGTATGTTTTTGTGTTGTGACATCAGGTTGATCTTTGATATAATTTAATGCTTTACTTCCAGGCTGATTTTCTCCACTGATAAAGCTAATTTTTGCATTATAAATAAAGTAAGAGGGAAAAGATAATATATGACAATTTTTTCTTAGATAAACTGAAAATAGAGTTtgtgacattttttttttcttttttacggGTCACTAAATCAAGTGTTCATCTTTCATTAAGAAAGGAGCATTTGTATGGGCCTCAAGTAAAAATTCTAGTTTTTCAAAATAGTTCAGttctgtagaaagagatgattctcattgatttcagttaatctgtacatgggtatatatatacaattgattcctataattgtgttctactaattaggaagaaatcctaaatatgaatacagaatacagaatatacagagaaataatatagtgattgactttccataacactccccctcaagttggagcatagatgttaatcatgcccaacttgttacaaatgtagtcaatcctagctccatttagagcttttgtgaaaatatctcctaactgctctccagttttgatgtgtcctgttgagatgatctgttgttgaatcttttcacgaataaaatgacaatcaatctcaatatgtttggtccgctcatgaaacaccggattagaagcaatatgaagagcagcttgattatcacaccacaatttcgcaggcagggaggtcttaaaacctgtctcatctagtaattgaagtatccacattatctcacatactgattgtgccatggctctgtattcggattcagcactagatcgagaaactacactctgcttcttgcttctccaagacactaaatttcctccaataaaaacgcaatatccagtagttgaccttctgtcaaccttagatccagcccagtcggcatctgaaaaacattcaatattcaaatgcccatgattaccatatagcaaacctcttcctggagcgcccttcagataacataagatttgttccaaggcttcccaatgagcaacagttggggaagacataaactgacttaccacactaacggcataaacaatgtcaggacgagtgactgtaaggtagttcaattttcctaccaatctcctgtatctctctggatcttcaaacaactcactatcccctgctaacagttgtaaagttggagtcattggtgcgctacaaggcttagcacctaattttcctgtctctgtcaatagatcgaggacatattttctttgagacaagaaaatacccttcttatttctcataacttcgatacccaagaaatactttaacaatcccaagtctttggtctgaaactgagtttggaggaaggttttaagagatgaaatacctgcagagtcactcccagtgatgacaatgtcatccacatagactaccaagagaattagaccagcctcagattgcctataaaatactgagtgatcacacttactcttttgcataccaaattcctgtactgcttcactgaatctcccaaaccatgccctaggactttgtttcaagccataaagagacttccgaagcctacaaactttacccaactccccctgagcaacaaacccaggtggttgctccatatacacctcctcctgaagatcaccatgaaggaaagcattcttgatatccaattgatgcaggggccaatcatatgtagctgctaaagagataaataagcgaatagaagtaagcttagctacaggagaaaaagtatcagagtaatcaatcccatatgtctgagcatatccttttgctacaaggcgtgcttttaacctagccacagaaccatcaggatttacctttactgtaaatacccatttgcaaccaatagctttcttaccagtgggcaaaggcaatagttcccatgtaccattagcatctaaagcctccatttcctctttcatagcatcacaccagccaggatgagacagtgcctcaccaacagtattagggataggaacagagtctaaagaagtaacaaaacaccgagaacaagaagacaattgattataagaaacaaaagaagagatagggtaaatacatgaacgtttacctttacgaagagcaatgggtaagtctagatcagaatcatgatcagtatgaggtacagaatctcccaacgaagtagctggtagaggatctgagtcaggaatctccaatctcctggaataaacatgaacaacgggaggtcgagtaggtctagagacagaaggaacaggctgtgggagaggactagacattggttggacagtatatattaagagatcatcctcctccccctgactctcatacacagatgatggaggaaaaaatggagtggactcaaaaaatgtgacatctgcagaaacaagataacgattaagagtaggagagaaataacggtaccctttttggagccgggagtacctaaggaagacacatttgagagattttggatcaaatttagtaacctgtggacgaacatcacgcacaaaacatgtacaaccaaaaatacggggttcaatagggaacaaagattttgtaggaaacaaagcagtataaggagtatccccattaaggacagaagacggcatacgattgatcaaaaaacatgccgtagaaactgcatccgcccaaaagtgtttaggtactttcatatgaaaaagaagagcacgagttacctcaagaagatgccgattttttctttcggccacaccattttgggatggggtatccacacaggaagactgatgaagaatgccattttgtgtcatataagactgaaattgtgctgaaaagtattctttggcattgtcacttcttaatatgcgcacagaaatattaaattgagttttgatttcattacaaaaggcacaaaagatagaaaacaactcagaacgattcttcattaaatataaccaggtaacacgagagtaatcatcaacaaaagtaacaaaataacgaaatccagttttagaagtaacagaacaaggaccccaaacatcagaatgaactaactcaaaaggggatgaagcccgtttattgactctagacacagaaggcaaacgatgatgttttgcaaactgacacgactcacattctagtactgataaagactgaaattgaggacacagcttcttcatagtagacaaagaaggatgacccaatctacaatgagcttcaagaggtgttaaggtactggagcaaacaagcgatcgcggtacatgatttttcagaatgtagagaccacctgactcgcgtcctctaccaataatctgcttcgtcgtaagattctgaaacaaacactggtcaggaaaaaagaaaacagaacaatttaaggtacgagtaagtttactaacagaaagtagattaaaagagaattttggtagacacaaaacagaagacaaagaaattgacgaagtcgggttcgcagttccagaacccatgacacaagaagtagaaccatcagctaaagtaacagtgttggaagtgagattagactgaaaagcagatagaagactagaattacctgtcatgtgatattaccaaccagaatcaataacccatttggatgaggaagacacaaggcatgtagtggatttacctgactcagcgatcgcagtgacaggggaactggtaggctttagagatgcctgatactgggaaaattgtgcaaaatcatctgcagataccaaaatagttttctcagaggaagatactgtagaattctctgctgccatatttgccatctgtgatcgctgatttttcttctgaagttgcggacaattatattttgtatggccaggctcatggcaataataacaaatgactcctcttgagtcctgattagaactagcctctccattacgctgattacttctgttgcctgtaattcctcctctacttcctcttctattaccctgttgtccatttggattacggctaataagagcactactggcaggctgtgaagattgagtactctctgtacgaaggacccgtgtgaacgtttcatgcaaagaggaaatctcagaactggagagaatctgagatttagcagtctcatactctgaaggaaggcctgcaagaaaactcataacagccagttgctcccgttgggcctgctgaactttcacatcaggactaaaaggcaacaatatattaagttcctcatacacccgtttaaaatccataaaataagccgtgagagacttatcctatttctcagcacggtagaatgccttacaaacatcataaatacgggagatattccctttaccagaatacagaaaatctaagtaatccatcaattccttaacaaattcacagtgattaattaaactaattacctcactatgaatcgagttccgaagctgtaaaaacaaccgagcatcctcccttagccaagtttgtcgtgtatcatcagtgggtggatctttagtaaggtgatcatccttatcaatgctacgcaaatagaccctaacgatCTTACTCCAcctgtaattcgaaccattaagtttgtgttccgtgatcttagtcatcaccggaatcacatcagaaataacattcttattgtctgccatttgttgagacaaagaaaactaaccgaaacgctaatccaaagtgcttatagcagcaaaataatccaaaatcacaaatcaagcaaataccgaaataggatctgagagccaaacctcagaagtcctttaatggtgtactggatcaggcaacagcacacagtggtggaatgagggggttgagacgaTGCCGacgatgttgatcggggttgaaacggccgatcggcggccaaggtctctcctgagctgggtagtgagaacaaatagtcaccctagattgatgacctgctctgataccatgtagaaagagatgattctcattgatttcaattaatctgtacatgggtatatatatacaattgattcctataattgtgttctactaattaggaagaaatcctaaataggaatacagaatacagaatatacagagaaataatatagtgattgactttccataacaagttCATAGTCCTTGTCCAATGATGATTCCAGAGAATTTAGCAAATTACAACCTATCTCAATGCTATTTGTCATGGATAGTCAGTGTAATAAGAGCAGAAGGGCACAACTTTTGTAGAATAGATCTTCAGTCAATTGTCATTAACTTAAAGAATTCCAGGTTTTCTAACAGAATAGTTCTCTTTTCAGGTTTAGTTTTCTTCACTATAAGATGGTGGAATCCAGTGACCTTCGAAGCCATGCATCCTGAAGGAACTTCGAGAAGAGCATCATGGCCCTATGTAGTAGAAGACAAATCCTTCCTGTTAACTTGGCTGTTCTGGGTGCCCTTATTTGCTTACACCTTGTGGCAAGTTCTCTATTTTCTCATTGTCAATGTCCTACGTCAGCAGAGACTATTAAGAGATCCTGAAGTCATGACTTCTTACAGGTTTTGAACTGTCCGCTAATAATATGTTTATATATTACATATGCATATGGCTGTTCCTGTGGGTTCCTTTTATGAATTGTTATAACTTGTTTACACTGTCTTCTTTTCATTCAATCGACTTCCATTAGGGAGCTCTCAAAAAAGGCACAAAAAGCAAACAATGTATGGTGGCGTTTAAGTGGTTTGCTTGGGGATCAGAATCGCTTGTTCATGTACATTTTGTTGCAAGCTATATTTACTGTGGCAACTATGGCGCTGACGGTCCCAATCTTCTTGTCCTATGAGCTACATGTGGCTTTCCAATTACTCAAGGTTTCTGCAGCTGTATGGAATGGAGGAAGCTTTCTGGTAGATGTAATGCCAAGACAGGTGATTCTCAAAGAGAAGAAGAAATCAGAGATGAAGCCAGCACCTATCCAGCAAGACCAGTCCTTGAACGAGCAGCAAGAACAATCCCCAAATGTGATGGAGAATACAATGAAGACCATTGATTCTGCTGACCTAGGATGCACTGAGTCTTAACGGCCGTGAGTCAATAGTTTTCTGACAATTGTAACTCACCTGTCTTACTTTGTTGAATTTTCCATGTCAAAAATGTTATCTTTCAACGATGCAAAGTAGATGGCCTTCAATTCAACTTGCTCCGGTTGATTACTCAATAGAGTTGCTTGTTTGAAAATGCTACCATGGCTTTCAGAAGAATGTCCGGGTGTTAAAAGTCCCATATACAAGCAACAAAAATAGGCAAACGAAATTTCCGTGTTAGGCTGATGGCTCCATATTTGAATCTGGCGTGCAAGCAGCGGAatcagtcttcttcttcttcttcttcttcttcttcttcttcttcttcttcttcttcttctttcaatttttttttcaatgtcTAAAGATTAAAATTTCATCAAGTGAACGGGGCGAGAAGCAAAGCTAGAAGTCACCAGAACACAACAAAAATGATGCCCAACAGTTAGCCTATTTCAAAAACAGGGCCCAAGGCCAGTACAGAAAGAACACTAGAGAAGGTAACATTGGTAATGGCCTCGCTGAAGTCACGGCATGCTGAAGGAGGGAAGTGCAGCGCCACAGGACCACTGTCTGGAACAAAGAGAAAAGGTCGTCCCTTGAAGAGGTAAAAGACCGGCCGAAGCACAAGTAGAGCCTTAGGGCCAACCACAACACTTTCATAACAATGAACAAAACCTCAAAAGCCACAGATCACAGCATCATTTTAGCCATCCGCGAGAGGTGGAAGGTAGAGCCCCATTGCATCCATGGCCTTAAAAGATTTGGTGATAAAGGGCCGACGGAGATTCCCAAGATGCCCTTTCACAACGCTAGAAACAGACTACTCTATCCCCCGTACAAGACCCAAACCCATTGTAGCTTCCTCACTCCAGATCTACCAATAAACCTCCAAGAAGTCAATGGAACCTATACGCAAGCCACAACCAACAAACACGGCAGAAAAAAGAACCCTTTCCCTTTGAGCATCAAGTCCTCTGTAAAAGAGGCGGGGAGAGAACATGGCAAAGGAGAGGGAGTTGACCCCGAAAGCTGTTAAGCTTTGCTGTAATCCTGTTTTTATTTGTTGTAACAGAATCGGTTTTACTGGTGATATAAAGAACCATCAGCTGTAATGTTCAAAGTTCTGACAATTGCCGTGTGTAGAGGTTTTTCTTATCATATTTGATTCTGGCATTTCAAGCAACCAGAAAAGGGAGAGCATCTGACATCAGGAACAAAaagtaaaaaaagaaataataaaagaaaagaatgAAGAATACATATTGTTTTCTCGTTCAAACAATTGCCTATAAAATGCGGCACATGCCAGTTACACTCaaaccactaaaccctaaaactCGTCAAACTATATAGAAGAGGCCTggctaaaaaataatataaaaaaatataaacgaAGCCTGTTGCAGGCTTGTGAAATTATGAGGCACCATTGCCTACCCCTATGATTTGAACATTATCACATTAAATGTGATGTGAACTCTCAAAAAATACCCCTCTTGTTTATGTAACGCGAGGGAAAGAGTAATTGACCTGGACACCAAAGATGGTAGCCTGAGACTAATGCAAAATATAATATACACATGGATGGTGATAAAAACAATGAGGTTATATGCACAGGTCTTGGCATGTTCTTGCACAGGACCCCCCACAGACTTCCATATACAGGGGGGAACATGAACATCACTCGGAGCGTGGAAGCAAGAACCCAAATCCAGAATTTTCACGAATTAATGGAGGAGGATCAATGTCGGCTATTTCTACTTTTTGCATTGACTTGGAGATGTCATCCACAGTGAATGGGATGCTGTGCAGCATTCAAATTGCAACCACAATTAGAGTCTTATCATGAAAGCAACTGCTACTGAATATGGGAGGTAGTGTTAAAATACTACCTTGAGTCATCATCTAACAGAAAAGAGCTGCTGACGGCATTGTTCGAGTCCTCAGTCATCATAATTCTCATACTGGATATAACCTGTACAACCAATTTGTTTTAGAATGCAAAAGCACAAATATTGCTGGAATTGAACTGAAAAACAAGGATAGATAAGGTTCAAAAAAAGCTCCACAGGCCACAGACATCAACATTATCATCACCAACTTCAAGGAAACTTACATCTGACGATACGCTATGAGTACCATATTTGTCATCCCAGTACATGGTACTGATCCTGTATAGTTGCTGTATGCTCAGCACCTGAAGAAGAATCAAGCAAATAATGTGGTAATATTAAAAGGAAATTAGAAAAAGAAGATGAACAGGAAATTAAATCTAGCATTAGAAAAAAGTTCATTAAAAAGATAAAGAGGTACTGACCGGACAAAGTTCTTTTGTAACTTCATTCAAGGTCTTCTTAGGCTTTTGATGTATGACCTGATTGTGATATTGAGAGGAGAAGTTGGTCAGCATACCGTGCATCAGCAAATGTTATATACAAGTTAATGAGATATGCAATAGACACAATTATTACTAGGAATCCAACAGCCTGTCTTATATGCTTCAATTCATCCCATGCCGAGCCTGAAAACTGAAGAGAAAAAATGATGTTAGGTAGATTTGTGATAAGCTTGCAGGGGGGTAAATGTTAGGAAGAATGCTATGTTCTCACTTCCTCAGTTGCCTCATAGCACCACTGCTCTAATTCAGCCAAACCTGCTTTCACATATTCTCCATTACTGAATGAGCAACACTCACGCCGCAAAAGAAGGCTGCAGATAAGTGTAAAAAGAGAACACTGTGTAAATTGCACAAGAATGATAACCCTTTATAGAGTCATGCCATTAAATAAAAGAATGAACAGAGGAGAGAGACATGAAGAGATAGGTTTTGACTGCATTTACCTATTGAATAACTGAACATTGATAAATGAGAATATTTGAGTGAACACTTTACACACTAAAAAGGGAGGCACCTGCAAAATAGCATATCAGAGGGTGATATTTCTTCAAGAAGGAAGATCACAGTTGTTGACAATCTTAAGAGCACATTATACAAGTCATGACTCACATAGTTTGCTTTCATTATCATCAAATAATTGTTTAAGCTTTTCACAATGCTTTGCCAATGAGCAATTAAAACTTGCTGAGCAACAGCATTAGCCTGAGAGCGTCCTTTTACTAAACTTGCCCGGGAAGTTCTTGGTGCCTGCATGTATGTGGACATCGAGTGAGAGTCAGTCCTAATCTCcagttctttatttttttttattttttccctcCCTTTTTAAAAATTTCAAGGACATATGTGCCCCAAGTAAATAAGCAGCAACCTGAATGCATAAACCAAGCAATGGAGAGATCTCTTTCTTCAAATTGTCCCTTATCATTCCATATATCTTCTCAAGGAAGGCAGTAAGCTGTTGCTTAAACAGTAATGCAGGATACTTGGCCTCAACCTGTCTCAAATCATCCAGTCTACTAAGTGCTCGACCATTAAGGAATGAGAGTCCAGCACTTTGAGGAGATGCCCGTAGCCCCTAGAATCCATATAAATGAtcagaagaagagagggaaaaaaaaaaaaaagaaacaaattaaAGGATTAGGGGGAAGAGAGATAAATACTCACTTGAGACATCCTTCCAAAAAGAGAAGCTGATGCTGTTCTCCGACGTTGTGGTGTTAAGCTGGCTGCTCCACTTGCTTTGAGTGTATGTTGGAGCAGCAGCAAC belongs to Hevea brasiliensis isolate MT/VB/25A 57/8 chromosome 4, ASM3005281v1, whole genome shotgun sequence and includes:
- the LOC110635946 gene encoding glycerophosphocholine acyltransferase 1 — its product is MSSNEDSGEEIVSNGDSFGKVKQRFKARSKKVAQTKEILSKQANQTKEILSKQAVKIAKQAEEHESFLSKVTHLLGVLGFGGFCFLLGARPQDIPYVYCLFYVIFVPLRWIYYRFKKWHYYLLDFCYYANTIFLVDLLLYPKNEKLFMVCFSFAEGPLAWALIVWRCSLVFSSVDKIVSVLIHLLPGLVFFTIRWWNPVTFEAMHPEGTSRRASWPYVVEDKSFLLTWLFWVPLFAYTLWQVLYFLIVNVLRQQRLLRDPEVMTSYRELSKKAQKANNVWWRLSGLLGDQNRLFMYILLQAIFTVATMALTVPIFLSYELHVAFQLLKVSAAVWNGGSFLVDVMPRQVILKEKKKSEMKPAPIQQDQSLNEQQEQSPNVMENTMKTIDSADLGCTES